One genomic region from Chloroflexota bacterium encodes:
- a CDS encoding SDR family oxidoreductase, whose translation MTKPNFSLEGKVALVTGGSRGIGKATALGFANAGADIAIASRKLPDLEIVAAEIRGLGRKALPVSAHVGRLKEIKNLVTTVCQEFGKIDILVNNAGTSPAMSPMLELEERLWDSIMNLNLKGVIFLSQAVARVMKEHGGGTIINVASVAGFRHEPNIGVYSISKAALIMATKIMAQELAEYNIRVNAIAPGHIHTRLGDSIFEVVPEYKEELLQRVPMRRIGDPDEIVGAMLYLASDASSYVTGETIVVDGGTLTT comes from the coding sequence ATGACAAAACCAAATTTTTCTTTGGAAGGTAAAGTGGCCTTGGTAACTGGAGGCAGCCGTGGCATAGGTAAAGCCACCGCTCTTGGCTTTGCCAATGCTGGTGCAGACATTGCCATTGCCAGCCGGAAATTACCCGATCTTGAGATTGTAGCTGCCGAGATAAGAGGATTAGGAAGAAAAGCCCTACCAGTATCAGCACACGTAGGTAGGCTAAAGGAAATAAAGAACCTGGTCACCACAGTTTGCCAGGAGTTCGGCAAAATTGACATCCTGGTGAACAATGCCGGTACAAGCCCAGCCATGAGTCCGATGCTGGAACTAGAGGAACGGCTCTGGGATTCAATAATGAATCTAAATCTGAAAGGGGTGATATTTCTCAGTCAAGCAGTGGCTAGGGTAATGAAGGAGCATGGCGGCGGTACGATTATTAACGTTGCCTCTGTGGCTGGCTTCAGGCATGAACCTAATATAGGTGTATATTCCATAAGCAAAGCTGCTTTAATCATGGCAACGAAGATTATGGCCCAGGAATTGGCCGAATATAATATAAGGGTGAACGCTATAGCTCCCGGCCACATACACACGCGCCTTGGCGACTCTATCTTTGAAGTAGTGCCGGAGTATAAAGAAGAGCTTTTGCAGAGAGTACCGATGCGACGCATAGGTGACCCTGATGAAATCGTCGGGGCCATGCTTTATCTGGCATCCGATGCGTCTAGCTACGTGACCGGAGAAACCATTGTTGTCGACGGCGGAACATTGACAACTTAG